aaatcacaaaaaatctttttaccttaacagaaaataatttcggcgaaagaaaaGTTTTGTGCACCCGCTTGAATTTTgacgaaattttatttgcgggaacgaaacgggcagtcccgggcgggcagtatcgctccatcttgcccgctcagGTAGctaatcagaacacagaattcgccacATACTGCCCGCttgcggagcttgccatataataagggCTGATAGTGTCTCTCTGAGGACAAACACTATCGCGTCACGTGATCGATTTAAGCCAATGAGAATCGTAGAAAATTTAGTGGTCAACTATAAATGTCTAATAGAGTTTAGCGGTGGCTAATCTCGcgcctttctttcaaaatataCTGTTGAATGTTTGGTACCTCATAAATCTCTCGAGGGAGACAGAGAACGGATTCAAATTTAACATGCAGCAAGTTCCTGTAAGCAACATTTCAACTTCTCGTTTACAGGCCACACAGCTCTGCTAGCTGTTATCAGATTGGATACATGTCCAATGGACACTCAACCTGTGTTGAGAGTAAAGCGTGTCCCAAAGGTCCCCCGAAAGGCAGCATCTGGTTCACAGTATCAATCCAGGTCCAAGGCAAAGACGTTAAAGTGTACCTCAGCGGGGACCTGGTTACATCTATAACCTCTCATTTTCCTCCAAGGCCCCAAGGAGGAGTCCTCACTTTCCATGGCTACCAGAACGTGATCTTCTTTAAGCAGTTGAAAATCCTCCCTAAATTTTACCTCAGCAAAAGGTGTGTCAAGATGGTCCAATCTCCAGATTACGTCAAACTTGATGCAGATCATGGGACGTGGCCACAGGATCGCTTTTGTCAGGCGGTTTACTTGCAAGATGGCGGACAGGCAACAGACTATCAGCTGTCAGTTGATCTGTTTAACGTCAAAGGATGGCAAGGAGTGAACTCGGGTCATCTGGGAGTGCTCTATAACGCCGTAGATCAGGAAAACTACGACTTCGTCTATTTCAGGTTTGAAAAATAtctattttttagcttttcAGTTTTGCAAACACAAGGTCTCTGTAGCATAGAATAAGGCGGGAATCTCACTTGGTATCAGCGGGCAAATGTTTTGACTGAGGAGGAGGTGTTATGTTTCTAAAAGATAACGGCATCCAAAGTAACAGTATAAAGCAACTCTGACAGCTTAAATATTTTGCTTCCAGAAACCAACTAAAGTGTTGAATAATCAGGGTATAAAATCAAAGCTTAATCAAAACTACAGTAAAAACTTAAACCAAGTCTTAGCTAAAAATATAGTTTTAACGTAAATGTTTTAAAAGGTATTTGTCACTGAGTTTCAAACTGCTCAGAATCGCTTCGATATGTCTTAAGGAAACAATAACACATGTACATGCTGTTTGTCTTGTCAACTTGTGCATATGCCGatagaaaaccaaaaatttgaaataaacatATCGTTGACACAAGCTACCCATAAATGTATATTCATATGCATTTAGACCGCGTAAGAATTCTAGTCAAATAAAAAAGGTTAGTACATAGATAAAAAGTTCCTGCATGTATAAAAAGCAAATAACTGTCTTATTCTTCGGCAACTATGTCAATGAAAAGCTCATTAATTCGCTGATGCAAAGGCTTGTGAGTGAGAAATAGTCATGACTTGGTGGGCTGCATAGATACCTTGTTCCTAATCATGCCACTTTCTGTGCTATTTCTGATTTTCAGGCCTCATTCGGTCAGTGATTGCTTCCAGACAGGTTACGTACTCAATGGCCAAATTAAGTGGGACGGAGCTATATCTAGTACGTGCCCTAACGGTCCCCCCAAAGGAGCAGAATGGTTCCACGTCAAGTTAACAGTATCAACAGCTTCCCCTTCAAATGAAGTGAAACTGTATTTGAAGGGAGCCTTGGTGAGGTCATGGAACCCGCACTTTCCAGTCAAAAGCCTTGGTGGTGTTCTGGTGGCAAATGGCTACAAGAACGTAATACAGTTTAGGGAGTTCAAAATCGACACTCCATCTTACGTCAGCAAGAGGTGTGTCGACACTGTCCAATATCCAGCTTACGTCAAACTTGACGCAGATCATGGGACGTGGCCAGGGGATCGCTTTTGTCAGGTGGCCTACTTGAAAGATGGCGGACAGACAACAGACTATCAGCTGTCAGTTGATCTGTTTAACGTCAAAGGATGGCAAGGAGTGAACTCGGGTCATCTGGGAGTGCTCTATAACGCCGTAGATCAGGAAAACTACGACTTCGTCTATTTCAGGTTTGAAAAATATCTATTTTGAAATGAGCTTTTCAGTTTTGCAAACACAAGCACTCTGTAGCATAGAGTAAGTGTATAccccttttttctcttttggtCGTGGTCGAAGTTCGACCCACTTTTCCATGTCGATTTACTCTCGCGCATTTCCCTTCTCATTGagaattacaatttttttttgttttctttgcatttttttcttaattttttattatttaaataattaCATTTACATGGAGGAAAAATAAATCAACGTACAAGAGATAAAGAAAAATACAATGTTAAAGCGTTTACAACTAATTAAGCCTAAAAAAGTCTTACAAAATTGACTACTATTtgcaaaactgcaaaataaaacacaatacaacaaaaacataagGAGTCTGTCCTACCAACTAAAAGGTGTAAATTGGTTTGTTCTCTATTCTTATGAGGGAGTTGTGCCAGATCTGAGCTGACGTAAAATCTAGATTGTTGTCTTTATAACTTAGGTTCGTCCAATATTCAGTCTATACTCTCAGCTAAAAATGGATCTCGCAGCTTAAGTAAGAGAACGTCTTTAGGGCATAAGTTTCCCCAGAAAACTAATTTTCCTCCAAATTGTGCTAGCGGTTGATAAAAAGAAAGCTTCGATTCCCCTGTATCTTGATCATCTAAATAGCTTTTTACCCATTTCATTTTTAAGGCCTGCTTAAAACTAGCGATATCGATCATCTTTAGCCCCCCCACCCCCTTACTGTAATCGTTGATTATTtctgttctttttattttgtccccTGTAATGTCCCAAAGAAAATCGTATAACagagcgttaatttcctttatGACCCCTTTCGGTGTCGGAAGGGAGGACAAAACGTAAACAATCTGAGATACTGCTAGAGCTTTTAGGATGGCAATTTTACCCGTAAGTGTGAGTCTTCTGGCCGACCACTTCCCGAGGACCTTTTTAATCTTTTCGATGTTGTCTGTAAAATTATTGTCAATATTGGCTGGCCTCGATGTCGAGAACCAAACTCCTAAGGCGTAGACCTTTCCCTCTGCCCCGAAGATAGGTTTACTCGAAGGAATAACAGCATTAGTATTCTTGTGTGAACCTATCTAGAGGGCTTCAGTTTTCTCATAGTTTGCTTTCAAACCTGATACATTTGCAAATATGTCTAGTACGCATAATGTTCTCGAAAAAAAGCGTTCTGAGCCATCTAAGATCATTGTTGTGCCATCTGCATATTGAGACAGTTTACAATCTGAGTTATCCAATTTGATACCGCGAATTTCTGTATCCCTTCTCACTGCGTTACCCAAGATTTCAGCGcctcaaataaataaatagggaGACAGTGGGCACCCCTGTCTTACTCCACGATGTAAAGAAAAGAAGTCGGATCCCCATCCATTATTTAGGACGCAGCTACTTATGTTCGTATGAAAAAGTTTAATCCAGCTTGCCAGAGATGTTCCAAAGATAAAGTTTTCTCTATAAAAGACCACTCTATACTATCGAAGGCTTTTTCAAATTCTACAAATAACAACAGTCCGGGATTTTTTCCATATTTGTGTGGTTAATAATGCTCTCAATAAGTCTGATATTTTCTGCTATAAatctgtttttcaaaaagtcGATTTGATCATTATTTATTATGTATGGCAAAAAATTTCTTTATGCCCGGTTTGCTATGGATTTAGCTGCAGTCTTGTAGTCGCAATTGAGAAGAGTCATAGGTCTCCAGTTCTTTAAAAGGTTAGCCggtttgttcttttttggtaAGAGAGTAATTAGACCTCTTCTTTGAGAAATTGATAAACAACGTTTTTCATATGCACCATTTAGTGCATTAAGTAAGTAGCCTTCAATGTCTTCCCAGAAAACCTTATAAAATTCGGCTGGAAGGCCATCAGTCCCAGGAGTTTTGTCCGATGCCCTAGTTTTTAGACTGTTTTGTTAAGGGTCCTTCACATTTTTCCTGCGCGTATTGGTCGAGTTTTGCAGTAGATTCTTCGGAGGAAAAAAAAGCGACATTAGCAGAGATATCAGGCGTGCGTGATGCATATAGATTTTGATAGAAAGAGTTTGCTTCTGTTAAGATTTCCTCATCTGTTTTGATGACGCTACTATTCTCTTATGGTTTTGGTATTAAAATGCCTTTTTTCCAAGTTTAAGAAGTATTTCGTGTTTTCTTCTCCTTCGTTGTACCAGTGGGCTTTGGATCTTATCATGGCTCCTCGAGTTTGACGCTGGACAACGTTTTCTAACTGGAATTTTTTAACTTCTAATTCCTTATATACAGTGGTCTTGTTGGTTTCAGATAAGTCATTTTTCTTCCAGTTTCCTCTGTAGGGACGTTATGACAGACTCCAGATTTGTTTCTGTTAACTTCATTTTGCCTTTCTTATGTTTTGCATATTGTATTGACTTTGAACGAATTTGCATCTTCATTGTATCCCAGAGGAGCACGGCATAAACCTCAGTGTTATTTTGGTATTCATTTGCAACTTCAGTAATAATCAGGGTATAAAATTAAAGTTTAATCAAAATTCTAGTAAAAACTGAAACCAATGCTTAGCTAGAAGAATAGCTTTAATGTGAGTGTTTTAAAAAGTATTTGTCACTGAGTTCCAAACTGCTCAGAATCGCTTCGATATGTCTTAAGGAAACAATAACACATGTACATGCTGTTTGTCTTGTCAACTTGTGCATATGCCGatagaaaaccaaaaatttgaaataaacatATCGTTGACACAAGCTACCCATAAATGTATATTCATATGCATTTAGACCGCGTAAGAATTCTAGTCAAATAAAAAAGGTTAGTACATAGATAAAAAGTTCCTGCATGTATAAAAAGCAAATAACTGTCTTATTCTTCGGCAACTATGCCAATGAAAAGCTCATTAATTCGCTGATGCAAAGGCTTGTGAGTGAGAAATAGTCATGACTTGGTGGGCTGCATAGATACCTTGTTCCTAATCATGCCACTTTCTGTGCTATTTCTGATTTTCAGGCCTCATTCGGTCAGTGATTGCTTCCAGACAGGTTACGTACTCAATGGCCAAATTAAGTGGGACGGAGCTATATCTAGTACGTGCCCTAACGGTCCCCCCAAAGGAGCAGAATGGTTCCACGTCAAGTTAACAGTATCAACAGCTTCCCCTTCAAATGAAGTGAAACTGTATTTGAAGGGAGCCTTGGTGAGGTCATGGAACCCGCACTTTCCAGTCAAAAGCCTTGGTGGTGTTCTGGTGGCAAATGGCTACAAGAACGTAATACAGTTTAGGGAGTTCAAAATCGACACTCCATCTTACGTCAGCAAGAGGTGTGTCGACACTGTCCAATATCCAGCTTACGTCAAACTTGACGCAGATCATGGGACGTGGCCAGGGGATCGCTTTTGTCAGGTGGCCTACTTGAAAGATGGCGGACAGACAACAGACTATCAGCTGTCAGTTGATCTGTTTAACGTCAAAGGATGGCAAGGAGTGAACTCGGGTCATCTGGGAGTGCTCTATAACGCCGTAGATCAGGAAAACTACGACTTCGTCTATTTCAGGTTTGAAAAATATCTATTTTGAAATGAGCTTTTCAGTTTTGCAAACACAAGCACTCTGTAGCATAGAGTAAGTGTATAccccttttttctcttttggtCGTGGTCGAAGTTCGACCCACTTTTCCATGTCGATTTACTCTCGCGCATTTCCCTTCTCATTGagaattacaatttttttttgttttctttgcatttttttcttaattttttattatttaaataattaCATTTACATGGAGGAAAAATAAATCAACGTACAAGAGATAAAGAAAAATACAATGTTAAAGCGTTTACAACTAATTAAGCCTAAAAAAGTCTTACAAAATTGACTACTATTtgcaaaactgcaaaataaaacacaatacaacaaaaacataagGAGTCTGTCCTACCAACTAAAAGGTGTAAATTGGTTTGTTCTCTATTCTTATGAGGGAGTTGTGCCAGATCTGAGCTGACGTAAAATCTAGATTGTTGTCTTTATAACTTAGGTTCGTCCAATATTCAGTCTATACTCTCAGCTAAAAATGGATCTCGCAGCTTAAGTAAGAGAACGTCTTTAGGGCATAAGTTTCCCCAGAAAACTAATTTTCCTCCAAATTGTGCTAGCGGTTGATAAAAAGAAAGCTTCGATTCCCCTGTATCTTGATCATCTAAATAGCTTTTTACCCATTTCATTTTTAAGGCCTGCTTAAAACTAGCGATATCGATCATCTTTAGCCCCCCCACCCCCTTACTGTAATCGTTGATTATTtctgttctttttattttgtccccTGTAATGTCCCAAAGAAAATCGTATAACagagcgttaatttcctttatGACCCCTTTCGGTGTCGGAAGGGAGGACAAAACGTAAACAATCTGAGATACTGCTAGAGCTTTTAGAATGGCAATTTTACCCGTAAGTGTGAGTCTTCTGGCCGACCACTTCCCGAGGATCTTTTTGATCTTTTCGATGTTGTCTGTAAAATTATTGTCAATATTGGCTGGCCTCGATGTCGAGAACCAAACTCCTAAGGCGTAGACCTTTCCCTCTGCCCCGAAGATAGGTTTACTCGAAGGAATAACAGCATTAGTATTCTTGTGTGAACCTATCTAGAGGGCTTCAGTTTTCTCATAGTTTGCTTTCAAACCTGATACATTTGCAAATATGTCTAGTACGCATAATGTTCTCGAAAAAGAGCGTTCTGAGCCATCTAAGATCATTGTTGTGCCATCTGCATATTGAGACAGTTTACAATCTGAGTTATCCAATTTGATACCGCGAATTTCTGTATCCCTTCTCACTGCGTTACCCAAGATTTCAGCGcctcaaataaataaataaatagggaGACAGTGGGCACCCCTGTCTTACTCCACGATGTAAAGAAAAGAAGTCGGATCCCCATCCATTATTTAGGACGCAGCTACTTATGTTCGTATGAAAAAGTTTAATCCAGCTTGCCAGAGATGTTCCAAAGATAAAGTTTTCTCTATAAAAGACCACTCTATACTATCGAAGGCTTTTTCAAATTCTACAAATAACAACAGTCCGGGATTTTTTCCATATTTGTGTGGTTAATAATGCTCTCAATAAGTCTGATATTTTCTGCTATAAatctgtttttcaaaaagtcGATTTGATCATTATTTATTATGTATGGCAAAAAATTTCTTTATGCCCGGTTTGCTATGGATTTAGCTGCAGTCTTGTAGTCGCAATTGAGAAGAGTCATAGGTCTCCAGTTCTTTAAAAGGTTAGCCggtttgttcttttttggtaAGAGAGTAATTAGACCTCTTCTTTGAGAAATTGATAAACAACGTTTTTCATATGCACCATTTAGTGCATTAAGTAAGTAGCCTTCAATGTCTTCCCAGAAAACCTTATAAAATTCGGCTGGAAGGCCATCAGTCCCAGGAGTTTTGTCCGATGCCCTAGTTTTTAGACTGTTTTGTTAAGGGTCCTTCACATTTTTCCTGCGCGTATTGGTCGAGTTTTGCAGTAGATTCTTCGGAGGAAAAAAAAGCGACATTAGCAGAGATATCAGGCGTGCGTGATGCATATAGATTTTGATAGAAAGAGTTTGCTTCTGTTAAGATTTCCTCATCTGTTTTGATGACGCTACTATTCTCTTATGGTTTTGGTATTAAAATGCCTTTTTTCCAAGTTTAAGAAGTATTTCGTGTTTTCTTCTCCTTCGTTGTACCAGTGGGCTTTGGATCTTATCATGGCTCCTCGAGTTTGACGCTGGACAACGTTTTCTAACTGGAATTTTTTAACTTCTAATTCCTTATATACAGTGGTCTTGTTGGTTTCAGATAAGTCATTTTTCTTCCAGTTTCCTCTGTAGGGACGTTATGACAGACTCCAGATTTGTTTCTGTTAACTTCATTTTGCCTTTCTTATGTTTTGCATATTGTATTGACTTTGAACGAATTTGCATCTTCATTGTATCCCAGAGGAGCACGGCATAAACCTCAGTGTTATTTTGGTATTCATTTGCAACTTCAGTAATAATCAGGGTATAAAATTAAAGTTTAATCAAAATTCTAGTAAAAACTGAAACCAATGCTTAGCTAGAAGAATAGCTTTAATGTGAGTGTTTTAAAAAGTATTTGTCACTGAGTTCCAAACTGCTCAGAATCGCTTCGATATGTCTTAAGGAAACAATAACACATGTACATGCTGTTTGTCTTGTCAACTTGTGCATATGCCGatagaaaaccaaaaatttgaaataaacatATCGTTGACACAAGCTACCCATAAATGTATATTCATATGCATTTAGACCGCGTAAGAATTCTAGTCAAATAAAAAAGGTTAGTACATAGATAAAAAGTTCCTGCATGTATAAAAAGCAAATAACTGTCTTATTCTTCGGCAACTATGCCAATGAAAAGCTCATTAATTCGCTGATGCAAAGGCTTGTGAGTGAGAAATAGTCATGACTTGGTGGGCTGCATAGATACCTTGTTCCTAATCATGCCACTTTCTGTGCTATTTCTGATTTTCAGGCCTCATTCGGTCAGTGATTGCTTCCAGACAGGTTACGTACTCAATGGCCAAATTAAGTGGGACGGAGCTATATCTAGTACGTGCCCTAACGGTCCCCCCAAAGGAGCAGAATGGTTCCACGTCAAGTTAACAGTATCAACAGCTTCCCCTTCAAATGAAGTGAAACTGTATTTGAAGGGAGCCTTGGTGAGGTCATGGAACCCGCACTTTCCAGTCAAAAGCCTTGGTGGTGTTCTGGTGGCAAATGGCTACAAGAACGTAATACAGTTTAGGGAGTTCAAAATCGACACTCCATCTTACGTCAGCAAGAGGTGTGTCGACACTGTCCAATATCCAGCTTACGTCAAACTTGACGCAGATCATGGGACGTGGCCAGGGGATCGCTTTTGTCAGGTGGCCTACTTGAAAGATGGCGGACAGACAACAGACTATCAGCTGTCAGTTGATCTGTTTAACGTCAAAGGATGGCAAGGAGTGAACTCGGGTCATCTGGGAGTGCTCTATAACGCCGTAGATCAGGAAAACT
This window of the Acropora muricata isolate sample 2 chromosome 14, ASM3666990v1, whole genome shotgun sequence genome carries:
- the LOC136898330 gene encoding uncharacterized protein isoform X1; amino-acid sequence: MHLSVSFIACILLLIGVFSVHSADKQCRVLGNVVPRQLNLEKREAHENHTEDDRQFTIYIVANCKVMKKYPSFYKLDATTSTKGMCRALSRPVNQSLQAYVVSAELLNQAGWQGINSGHLGVLFNAVDENNFDFVYFRPHSSASCYQIGYMSNGHSTCVESKACPKGPPKGSIWFTVSIQVQGKDVKVYLSGDLVTSITSHFPPRPQGGVLTFHGYQNVIFFKQLKILPKFYLSKRCVKMVQSPDYVKLDADHGTWPQDRFCQAVYLQDGGQATDYQLSVDLFNVKGWQGVNSGHLGVLYNAVDQENYDFVYFRPHSVSDCFQTGYVLNGQIKWDGAISSTCPNGPPKGAEWFHVKLTVSTASPSNEVKLYLKGALVRSWNPHFPVKSLGGVLVANGYKNVIQFREFKIDTPSYVSKRCVDTVQYPAYVKLDADHGTWPGDRFCQVAYLKDGGQTTDYQLSVDLFNVKGWQGVNSGHLGVLYNAVDQENYDFVYFRPHSVSDCFQTGYVLNGQIKWDGAISSTCPNGPPKGAEWFHVKLTVSTASPSNEVKLYLKGALVRSWNPHFPVKSLGGVLVANGYKNVIQFREFKIDTPSYVSKRCVDTVQYPAYVKLDADHGTWPGDRFCQVAYLKDGGQTTDYQLSVDLFNVKGWQGVNSGHLGVLYNAVDQENYDFVYFRPHSVSDCFQTGYVLNGQIKWDGAISSTCPNGPPKGAEWFHVKLTVSTASPSNEVKLYLKGALVRSWNPHFPVKSLGGVLVANGYKNVIQFREFKIDTPSYVSKRCVDTVQYPAYVKLDADHGTWPGDRFCQVAYLKDGGQTTDYQLSVDLFNVKGWQGVNSGHLGVLYNAVDQENYDFVYFRPHSVSGCFQTGYVLNGQLKWDGAISSTCPNGPPKGAEWLHVKLTVSTASPSNEVKLYLKGALVRSWNPHFPVKNLGGVLVANGYKNVVYYKNFLIS
- the LOC136898330 gene encoding uncharacterized protein isoform X2, producing MKKYPSFYKLDATTSTKGMCRALSRPVNQSLQAYVVSAELLNQAGWQGINSGHLGVLFNAVDENNFDFVYFRPHSSASCYQIGYMSNGHSTCVESKACPKGPPKGSIWFTVSIQVQGKDVKVYLSGDLVTSITSHFPPRPQGGVLTFHGYQNVIFFKQLKILPKFYLSKRCVKMVQSPDYVKLDADHGTWPQDRFCQAVYLQDGGQATDYQLSVDLFNVKGWQGVNSGHLGVLYNAVDQENYDFVYFRPHSVSDCFQTGYVLNGQIKWDGAISSTCPNGPPKGAEWFHVKLTVSTASPSNEVKLYLKGALVRSWNPHFPVKSLGGVLVANGYKNVIQFREFKIDTPSYVSKRCVDTVQYPAYVKLDADHGTWPGDRFCQVAYLKDGGQTTDYQLSVDLFNVKGWQGVNSGHLGVLYNAVDQENYDFVYFRPHSVSDCFQTGYVLNGQIKWDGAISSTCPNGPPKGAEWFHVKLTVSTASPSNEVKLYLKGALVRSWNPHFPVKSLGGVLVANGYKNVIQFREFKIDTPSYVSKRCVDTVQYPAYVKLDADHGTWPGDRFCQVAYLKDGGQTTDYQLSVDLFNVKGWQGVNSGHLGVLYNAVDQENYDFVYFRPHSVSDCFQTGYVLNGQIKWDGAISSTCPNGPPKGAEWFHVKLTVSTASPSNEVKLYLKGALVRSWNPHFPVKSLGGVLVANGYKNVIQFREFKIDTPSYVSKRCVDTVQYPAYVKLDADHGTWPGDRFCQVAYLKDGGQTTDYQLSVDLFNVKGWQGVNSGHLGVLYNAVDQENYDFVYFRPHSVSGCFQTGYVLNGQLKWDGAISSTCPNGPPKGAEWLHVKLTVSTASPSNEVKLYLKGALVRSWNPHFPVKNLGGVLVANGYKNVVYYKNFLIS